In the genome of Variovorax sp. PAMC26660, the window GCGCTCCTTGCCCCAGTAGCCGGCGCCGATGCTCGGCCCGTGGACCCAGATCTCGCCGATGCGTCCGGGCGCCTGGGCCGACAGCGTGGCGGGGTCGACGATTTCGACTTCGTGATGGATCGCCACCGCACCGCAACCGACCAGCAAGGCACCGTCTTCACTCGGCGTGCCGCTGCCGCCGGCCAGACCGTCGGCACTGAAGCCACGCGCCACCATGCCGCCGCCGCGCCGGCCGCCCGTCACGAACAGGGTCGCCTCGGCGAGCCCGTAGCAGGCGTAGACCGCGCCCGGGTCGAAACCTGCGGGAGCGAAGCGTTCGATGAAATCGAGTTCGGTGTCGGCGCGCACGGGCTCGGCACCGGTGTAGGCCACGCGCCAGCTCGACAGATCGAGCTGTGCAAGCTGTGCGTCCTTCACGCGGTCGAGGCACAGGCGAAAAGAAAAATCGGGACCGCCACTGAGCGTGCCGCGATGGCGCGAGATCAGTTCCAGCCAGCGCACCGGGCGCTCGAGGAAGTAGCGCGGCGAAGTCAGCACCAGCGGGATGCCGCTGTAGAGCGGCTGCATCAGGCCGCCGATGAGGCCCATGTCGTGATAGAGCGGCGCCCACGAGACGAACTTGTCGTCCGGGCCGATGCCCATGCCGACCTGGATGGCGTGTTCGTTGGCCATCAGGTTGCCGTGCGTGACGATGACGCCCTTGGGTGCGGAGGTCGAGCCCGAGGTGTATTGCAGGAAGGCGATGTCTTCGTCGCCCGGCTCGAAGGGTTGCCACGCGTCGACGAGCGCCGGGTCGATCGCATCGACGGCGACGATGGTCACGTTGCCGAACTGGTTGCCTGCAGCGGCCATCGAGGCACTGAAGGCGGCCGACGTGAGCACGCAGCGCGCCTGCGAATCGGTCGCCACGCCCGTGAGTCGTGCCAGGTGTTGAGGCCGGGTGGACTCCGGCGGAAACACCGGCACGGCAATCACGCCGCAATAGAAGCAGGCCAGCATGCTCACCGCATAGTGGTCGCCGTTGTCGAGCATGACGAGCGCGCGGTCACCCTTGGCGAACTGCTGTTGCAGCCGCGCCGCGAGCGCCCTCACGCGCCGCTCGAAGACGGCGTAGGTGATGGGCAATTCGCTGTACACGCCGTCAACCTCATCGACCACTGTGAGCCAGACGTCGTCCGCACGTCGATCGGCCAATGCGCGCAGGTGCGCCACGAAGTTGCGCGGCCGCAGATCAGCGGGCTGCGTCGCGAGCATTTCAATCTTCATATCTACCCTTTGCCAGGCGACGCCGAAGGCATCGCAGCTTCAAGATGTGTGCGTCCGCCGGCAACGACTCAGGCGAAGGCACGGGGCGCAAGGCCGACTCCCGAGACGACCTGGCCCAGCCGCCGTGCCAGCGCCGCGAGAAACGTGGCCTCGTGCTGCCGGATGAAAAAATGACCACCCTCGAACCAGTCCAGGGTGAAGAAGCCGCCGGACTCTTCCGACCAAGCGGCCATCTCTTGCGCGTCGATGTCGTCCTCGCGCCCAGCGAAGGCATGCACGGGCAGCGGCAGCTGAGGCTGGTTCGCCACATCGCCGTGGTCGTAGCTGCGGCAGACGCGATAGTCGGCACACATCACATCCAGCGTGATGCGCATGAGCTCTGCGTTGGCGAATACCTCCTCGGGCGTGCCGCCCTGCTTGCGCAGCTCGGCAATCAGGGAGGCGTCGTCTTCCTTGCCGTCGAAACGCTCAGGATTGCGCCGCGAAGGTGCAGCGCAGCCAGACACCAGCAGCGCGCGCGGCAAAGGCCGTTGCAATGCCTGGAGCTTGCGGGCAACCCCATACACCAGCAGCGCGCCCATGCTGTGCCCGAAGATTGCGAAGTTGCCGTGCATC includes:
- a CDS encoding thioesterase II family protein, with the protein product MTSRAPLTLLCLPCAGASATMYLRWRRFLPAWVHLVPVELPGRGARMGEAFVEDFDALVTRLCAEQATAMHGNFAIFGHSMGALLVYGVARKLQALQRPLPRALLVSGCAAPSRRNPERFDGKEDDASLIAELRKQGGTPEEVFANAELMRITLDVMCADYRVCRSYDHGDVANQPQLPLPVHAFAGREDDIDAQEMAAWSEESGGFFTLDWFEGGHFFIRQHEATFLAALARRLGQVVSGVGLAPRAFA